The following are encoded together in the Tripterygium wilfordii isolate XIE 37 chromosome 3, ASM1340144v1, whole genome shotgun sequence genome:
- the LOC119991857 gene encoding sorting nexin 1-like isoform X2 has product MEQQKTSSGSSQSPRSQSSQQPYLSVSVTDPVKLGNGVQAYISYRVITKTNLPEYQGPEKIVIRRYSDFVWLHDRLFEKYKGIFVPPLPEKSAVEKFRFSTEFIETRRQALDIFVNRIASHHELQQSEDLKTFLQADEETMERLRSQETGIFRKKPADLLQIFKDVQSKVSDVVLGKEKPVEESNSEYEKLKHYIFELENHLAEAQKHAYRLVKRHRELGQSLSEFGKAAKLLGACEGDAIGKAFSELGSKSEILSVKLQKEAHQILMNFEEPLKDYVRAVQSIKATIAERANAFRHHCELAETIKLKEINLDKLMRTRSDKVGEAEIEYRELKAESEEATKRFETIVRLMNEEIMRFQEQKTMDLGTAFHEFAKGQARLSNNIADAWRSLLPKFESFSSG; this is encoded by the exons ATGGAACAGCAGAAAACTTCTTCTGGGTCCTCGCAGAGCCCTAGATCTCAGTCATCGCAACAGCCTTATCTATCTGTATCTGTGACTGATCCTGTGAAATTGGGCAATGGCGTCCAAGCGTACATTTCGTATCGAGTTATCACCAAG ACAAATTTACCTGAATACCAAGGGCCTGAAAAGATTGTCATTCGGCGTTATAGTGATTTTGTTTGGCTGCATGATCGCCTTTTTGAAAAGTATAAGGGCATTTTTGTTCCTCCTCTTCCAGAGAAGAGTGCTGTCG AGAAGTTCCGTTTCAGTACTGAGTTTATTGAGACGAGGCGTCAGGCATTGGATATATTTGTAAACAGAATAGCTTCGCATCATGAGCTTCAACAAAGTGAGGATCTGAAGACCTTTTTACAGGCAGATGAAGAG ACAATGGAGAGATTAAGGTCACAAGAAACTGGAATTTTTAGAAAGAAGCCAGCTGATTTGTTGCAAATCTTCAAG GATGTACAATCTAAAGTGAGTGATGTGGTTCTTGGCAAGGAAAAACCTGTGGAGGAATCAAATTCTGAATATGAGAAGCTGAAACATTACATCTTTGAACTTGAAAACCATTTGGCCGAGGCTCAGAAGCATGCATATCGTCTAGTAAAGAGGCACAGAG AACTTGGGCAATCTCTGTCTGAGTTTGGGAAGGCAGCAAAACTCCTTGGTGCTTGTGAAGGAGATGCAATTGGGAAGGCCTTTTCTGAGCTTGGGTCAAAATCAGAGATTCTATCGGTAAAGCTGCAGAAGGAG GCCCATCAAATCCTCATGAATTTTGAAGAACCTTTGAAGGATTATGTTCGTGCCGTGCAGTCTATTAAG GCCACCATAGCAGAGAGGGCGAATGCCTTCAGGCATCATTGTGAGCTGGCTGAAACAATTAAGCTGAAGGAGATAAATCT TGACAAGCTCATGCGAACCAGATCAGATAAGGTGGGAGAAGCGGAGATTGAATACAGGGAG TTGAAGGCAGAAAGTGAGGAAGCAACAAAAAGATTTGAGACAATTGTACGACTGATGAATGAAGAGATCATGCGTTTCCAGGAACAGAAAACAATGGATCTCGGGACTGCCTTCCATGAATTTGCAAAAGGACAGGCTCGTCTGTCAAATAATATTGCAGATGCCTGGCGAAGTCTCCTTCCCAAGTTTGAATCTTTTTCTTCCGGATGA
- the LOC119991857 gene encoding sorting nexin 1-like isoform X3: MIPAKTSSGSSQSPRSQSSQQPYLSVSVTDPVKLGNGVQAYISYRVITKTNLPEYQGPEKIVIRRYSDFVWLHDRLFEKYKGIFVPPLPEKSAVEKFRFSTEFIETRRQALDIFVNRIASHHELQQSEDLKTFLQADEETMERLRSQETGIFRKKPADLLQIFKDVQSKVSDVVLGKEKPVEESNSEYEKLKHYIFELENHLAEAQKHAYRLVKRHRELGQSLSEFGKAAKLLGACEGDAIGKAFSELGSKSEILSVKLQKEAHQILMNFEEPLKDYVRAVQSIKATIAERANAFRHHCELAETIKLKEINLDKLMRTRSDKVGEAEIEYRELKAESEEATKRFETIVRLMNEEIMRFQEQKTMDLGTAFHEFAKGQARLSNNIADAWRSLLPKFESFSSG, translated from the exons ATGATTCCAGCG AAAACTTCTTCTGGGTCCTCGCAGAGCCCTAGATCTCAGTCATCGCAACAGCCTTATCTATCTGTATCTGTGACTGATCCTGTGAAATTGGGCAATGGCGTCCAAGCGTACATTTCGTATCGAGTTATCACCAAG ACAAATTTACCTGAATACCAAGGGCCTGAAAAGATTGTCATTCGGCGTTATAGTGATTTTGTTTGGCTGCATGATCGCCTTTTTGAAAAGTATAAGGGCATTTTTGTTCCTCCTCTTCCAGAGAAGAGTGCTGTCG AGAAGTTCCGTTTCAGTACTGAGTTTATTGAGACGAGGCGTCAGGCATTGGATATATTTGTAAACAGAATAGCTTCGCATCATGAGCTTCAACAAAGTGAGGATCTGAAGACCTTTTTACAGGCAGATGAAGAG ACAATGGAGAGATTAAGGTCACAAGAAACTGGAATTTTTAGAAAGAAGCCAGCTGATTTGTTGCAAATCTTCAAG GATGTACAATCTAAAGTGAGTGATGTGGTTCTTGGCAAGGAAAAACCTGTGGAGGAATCAAATTCTGAATATGAGAAGCTGAAACATTACATCTTTGAACTTGAAAACCATTTGGCCGAGGCTCAGAAGCATGCATATCGTCTAGTAAAGAGGCACAGAG AACTTGGGCAATCTCTGTCTGAGTTTGGGAAGGCAGCAAAACTCCTTGGTGCTTGTGAAGGAGATGCAATTGGGAAGGCCTTTTCTGAGCTTGGGTCAAAATCAGAGATTCTATCGGTAAAGCTGCAGAAGGAG GCCCATCAAATCCTCATGAATTTTGAAGAACCTTTGAAGGATTATGTTCGTGCCGTGCAGTCTATTAAG GCCACCATAGCAGAGAGGGCGAATGCCTTCAGGCATCATTGTGAGCTGGCTGAAACAATTAAGCTGAAGGAGATAAATCT TGACAAGCTCATGCGAACCAGATCAGATAAGGTGGGAGAAGCGGAGATTGAATACAGGGAG TTGAAGGCAGAAAGTGAGGAAGCAACAAAAAGATTTGAGACAATTGTACGACTGATGAATGAAGAGATCATGCGTTTCCAGGAACAGAAAACAATGGATCTCGGGACTGCCTTCCATGAATTTGCAAAAGGACAGGCTCGTCTGTCAAATAATATTGCAGATGCCTGGCGAAGTCTCCTTCCCAAGTTTGAATCTTTTTCTTCCGGATGA
- the LOC119991857 gene encoding sorting nexin 1-like isoform X1, translating to MIPAQKTSSGSSQSPRSQSSQQPYLSVSVTDPVKLGNGVQAYISYRVITKTNLPEYQGPEKIVIRRYSDFVWLHDRLFEKYKGIFVPPLPEKSAVEKFRFSTEFIETRRQALDIFVNRIASHHELQQSEDLKTFLQADEETMERLRSQETGIFRKKPADLLQIFKDVQSKVSDVVLGKEKPVEESNSEYEKLKHYIFELENHLAEAQKHAYRLVKRHRELGQSLSEFGKAAKLLGACEGDAIGKAFSELGSKSEILSVKLQKEAHQILMNFEEPLKDYVRAVQSIKATIAERANAFRHHCELAETIKLKEINLDKLMRTRSDKVGEAEIEYRELKAESEEATKRFETIVRLMNEEIMRFQEQKTMDLGTAFHEFAKGQARLSNNIADAWRSLLPKFESFSSG from the exons ATGATTCCAGCG CAGAAAACTTCTTCTGGGTCCTCGCAGAGCCCTAGATCTCAGTCATCGCAACAGCCTTATCTATCTGTATCTGTGACTGATCCTGTGAAATTGGGCAATGGCGTCCAAGCGTACATTTCGTATCGAGTTATCACCAAG ACAAATTTACCTGAATACCAAGGGCCTGAAAAGATTGTCATTCGGCGTTATAGTGATTTTGTTTGGCTGCATGATCGCCTTTTTGAAAAGTATAAGGGCATTTTTGTTCCTCCTCTTCCAGAGAAGAGTGCTGTCG AGAAGTTCCGTTTCAGTACTGAGTTTATTGAGACGAGGCGTCAGGCATTGGATATATTTGTAAACAGAATAGCTTCGCATCATGAGCTTCAACAAAGTGAGGATCTGAAGACCTTTTTACAGGCAGATGAAGAG ACAATGGAGAGATTAAGGTCACAAGAAACTGGAATTTTTAGAAAGAAGCCAGCTGATTTGTTGCAAATCTTCAAG GATGTACAATCTAAAGTGAGTGATGTGGTTCTTGGCAAGGAAAAACCTGTGGAGGAATCAAATTCTGAATATGAGAAGCTGAAACATTACATCTTTGAACTTGAAAACCATTTGGCCGAGGCTCAGAAGCATGCATATCGTCTAGTAAAGAGGCACAGAG AACTTGGGCAATCTCTGTCTGAGTTTGGGAAGGCAGCAAAACTCCTTGGTGCTTGTGAAGGAGATGCAATTGGGAAGGCCTTTTCTGAGCTTGGGTCAAAATCAGAGATTCTATCGGTAAAGCTGCAGAAGGAG GCCCATCAAATCCTCATGAATTTTGAAGAACCTTTGAAGGATTATGTTCGTGCCGTGCAGTCTATTAAG GCCACCATAGCAGAGAGGGCGAATGCCTTCAGGCATCATTGTGAGCTGGCTGAAACAATTAAGCTGAAGGAGATAAATCT TGACAAGCTCATGCGAACCAGATCAGATAAGGTGGGAGAAGCGGAGATTGAATACAGGGAG TTGAAGGCAGAAAGTGAGGAAGCAACAAAAAGATTTGAGACAATTGTACGACTGATGAATGAAGAGATCATGCGTTTCCAGGAACAGAAAACAATGGATCTCGGGACTGCCTTCCATGAATTTGCAAAAGGACAGGCTCGTCTGTCAAATAATATTGCAGATGCCTGGCGAAGTCTCCTTCCCAAGTTTGAATCTTTTTCTTCCGGATGA